A window of the Pungitius pungitius chromosome 3, fPunPun2.1, whole genome shotgun sequence genome harbors these coding sequences:
- the il15l gene encoding interleukin 15, like isoform X1 — MLGGRSALASVFLCFVCLLGPTPPAAGICTTDLPKQVKSMIRIAPQLNHLGCRLYTQTATDFQQNCAVSSLRCFSAEMKVLIEEWNLAKMHVRIPRNGLVKGLQRLADRFSLVQNVTTSECRRCELLQQKDAEEFLGELEGTLEKINSGPCPPEDL, encoded by the exons ATGCTAGGAGGGAGGTCCGCTCTGGcgagtgtgtttctgtgtttcgtGTGTCTCCTCGGCCCCACGCCACCGGCCGCCGGGATCTGCACCACGGACCTGCCGAAGCAGGTCAAGTCCATGATCAGGATCGCCCCCCAACTG AACCATTTGGGCTGCAGACTTTACACGCAGACCGCAACAGACTTCCAG CAGAACTGTGCCGTCTCCAGCCTCAGGTGTTTCTCTGCAGAGATGAAAGTCCTCATAGAGGAGTGGAACCTTGCAAAGATGCACGTGAGAATCCCCAGAAACGGATTGGTCAAAGGACTCCAGAGACTAGCGGATCGGTTCAGCCTGGTACAGAATGTG ACCACCTCAGAGTGTCGTCGGTGTGAACTGCTCCAGCAGAAAGATGCAGAAGAGTTCCTCGGAGAGCTTGAAGGGACTCTTGAGAAGATAAACAGCGGCCCATGCCCCCCGGAGGACCTTTAA
- the il15l gene encoding interleukin 15, like isoform X2, with protein MLGGRSALASVFLCFVCLLGPTPPAAGICTTDLPKQVKSMIRIAPQLNHLGCRLYTQTATDFQNCAVSSLRCFSAEMKVLIEEWNLAKMHVRIPRNGLVKGLQRLADRFSLVQNVTTSECRRCELLQQKDAEEFLGELEGTLEKINSGPCPPEDL; from the exons ATGCTAGGAGGGAGGTCCGCTCTGGcgagtgtgtttctgtgtttcgtGTGTCTCCTCGGCCCCACGCCACCGGCCGCCGGGATCTGCACCACGGACCTGCCGAAGCAGGTCAAGTCCATGATCAGGATCGCCCCCCAACTG AACCATTTGGGCTGCAGACTTTACACGCAGACCGCAACAGACTTCCAG AACTGTGCCGTCTCCAGCCTCAGGTGTTTCTCTGCAGAGATGAAAGTCCTCATAGAGGAGTGGAACCTTGCAAAGATGCACGTGAGAATCCCCAGAAACGGATTGGTCAAAGGACTCCAGAGACTAGCGGATCGGTTCAGCCTGGTACAGAATGTG ACCACCTCAGAGTGTCGTCGGTGTGAACTGCTCCAGCAGAAAGATGCAGAAGAGTTCCTCGGAGAGCTTGAAGGGACTCTTGAGAAGATAAACAGCGGCCCATGCCCCCCGGAGGACCTTTAA
- the triap1 gene encoding TP53-regulated inhibitor of apoptosis 1 yields the protein MNSVGEACNDLKRDYDQCFNRWFAEKFLKGDRSGDPCTETFRKYQRCVQKAIQEKDIPIDGVEFMGPNKDKPES from the coding sequence ATGAACAGCGTCGGAGAGGCCTGCAACGACCTGAAGCGGGACTACGACCAGTGCTTTAACCGCTGGTTCGCGGagaagttcctgaagggagacCGGAGCGGCGACCCGTGCACCGAGACCTTCCGGAAGTACCAGCGGTGCGTGCAGAAGGCCATTCAGGAGAAGGACATCCCGATCGACGGGGTGGAGTTCATGGGCCCCAACAAGGACAAGCCCGAGAGCTGA